In Dehalococcoidales bacterium, the genomic stretch TCTTCGCCTGCATTCGTCAACTCATAAGGCCAGGCTGAAGCGGAATCAGCTAGACTCACGATTATGGTGGATGTAGGCAACCAAGTTGATACTGTTGGCGTACCCCCTGGTTCTACGCCCCATTGTGATCCGTCGTCCAGAGTCAGTCTCTCGCAATCTTCCGAGACTTCCATCAGCATGTGTTCCGTGGGTTGTTCGCTCATCTTCACCTCCTTACCCCACTTTGTGTAATGAAAGAATCATACTGGGTTACCTAGTACTTTGTCACGCCTGGATAATAAAGCTTCGTCAAACCGCTTCGCAGCTGCTTCTTGTATTCCTGGAGCTACATGGCTGTATGTGTCAAGGGTTATCTGGATACTGGAATGTCCCAACCTCTCCTGAACTACCTTTGGATGCACCCCTTGTTTGAGAGGCAGTGAAGGCGTGGCTTGCGAAGCGCAGGCATGCCGGCCTGGCGCTTACCGGAATAGAGAGTACCTTCTTACTCGTGCCGGACGTGACCAAAGGCCCATTGACAAGCAGCAGGGATATGCTACGCTGAAAGCAGGAGGAGGCGTTCAGGTGTGCGGGGTGTTAGGAAGATGCGGGGACTGCCGGACCGGATGGCCAACGTAATACCGCCAGCCAGCGTCGGTACTATGACGACACCGCTGACACCTTTGGGAATACTGTATCTGACAGGGTATCATGGGCTGCTACTGGTACCGTAAGCTCACAAGTTTGCACCTCTTGGGCTTTTTCAGCCGATATCCTGAGCCTAGAATATGATTATGAGCAATCAGAAACTAGCCGTCAAGAAAAGGACCGACTCTACAGACGAGTCAAAGCCGCAGGAAGTGGCAGAGCAGGGCCACGTGGAGTTGTTTGGAAGGGAATTCCGCATCGTTCACAACGGCCTTGACCCGGACGAAGTCGTCGATTACCTCCAGAATACCAGTGGCTCAAGTGGCGCTGCCTTCAAACAGCTGGAGCAGTTCTCCGCGATACAGGCAGTTGCCAAAACGATGGAGGAGTCGATAGCTCGAGCCAAGCGGCTAGCGGAAACCGCCAGAGAACAGGCGGAGGACGAGGCCCAGCAGGAGAAAGCCCGGGTAATCGAGGATGCGAAACGGCAAGCGGCCGAGAACGTCCACCGGGTGACCAAGCCCTATCTCACCTCCCTCGACACGGTCTACTCTGCTCTGCTCGAAGCTATCAAAGACGCCTTTGAAAAGACCAAGGAGACGGCGGCCACGATCCTTGCCGAGATGGAAGAGAACGCGCAGGCTGAGGTTGTGGCGCAGCTGGAGCAATCGATCCCGGATATCGAACAGCCTGAAGAGGTGGCATCAGAATCCGAAGCTGGTGACAGCGAAGTGACCGTAAATCGAATGGAGGGATGGCAGAGGGGACCAGGCATGAAACGATAGCGAAGCCCTGCTACCGAAAGGATGAGTCCTATGAAGAGAAGCAGATTTGCGCCAAGCATGCTTGTGGCAATGTCAAGACGGCGGGTTGATATCAGCCACCTGCCGACAGGCACAACAGACGCGAGCGACCGCATCTCGGAGTTGTAATGAGGAGTGTCGGTAGAGTTCTACCTGTAGCTGCTGTTGTGCTGCTGGCTATGACCGGGTGTACCTCACAACCCCCAACACCCGCTCACCTACCGCCACCGCCGTTGGCCTTTTTTACAGTTGACGTGGAGTCTGGCACCGCGCCCTTGACTGTCACGTTCAGTAACGCCTCTGTCGGACCGGCTACCTCATTAGAGTGGGACTTGGGTAATGGCACAACCAGCACAGAGAAGAATCCAGATTACGTCTACACTGTCGCAGGAAGCTACACTGTTCAGCTTACGGTTCGCGGCCCAGGCGGTATCGACACCGTTACCAGGCGTGATCTCATCACAGTGCAGCCGGGCCCGCCCGCTAGCCTGGAGATCGCTCCATCCAGCGCGACGCTAGCCGTTCAGGAGGCCACGCAGTTCACAGCCGTCGCCAGAGACGAGTTCGGCAATGTTGTGCCCAGTACAGTGACCTGGGGGATTGCCGGAGAAGGTGGCTCCATAACCCACGGAGGTCTGTTCACGGCGGATGCGACGGTGGGAACGTTCGCCCACACTGTAACTGCCTCTCTGGGAGCTGTTTCAGGTGGGCTTGTGGCCACTGCTTCTGTGACCGTAGGGCTGGGGCCTGTGACCAGCGTCGTGGTGGGACCTGCTAAGGTCACGCTGGGAATAGGCGTCACGCAGGTATTCAGCTTCGGAGTCTTCGACGACGGCGGGAACGAAATCTCACATGCTCTAGGCTCATGGAGCGTGTCGCCCGACACGGGCTACATCAGTCCGGACGGACATTTCACGGCGGGAACGAACGCGGGGTCGCATGCGGGCGCGGTCCAATGCAGTGTCGTGAATGGAACACACAGGGCTTCGGCGACGGCGGACGTGTCTATCTTGCCTGACCCTTTAGTCACCGTTGACGTTCAGCCGTCCGACATTGTCGTGGACAGGGACACTGAGCAGCAATTCACCGCCGTAGGCCTGGATCGGCACGGCAATGAGATCCCTGATCTTGTGTTCCTCTGGGAAGCTACCGGGGGGAGTATCGACCAGACCGGGATTCTCACCGCCGTTGGGCAGAGTGGAATATTCGAGGTCAGAGCATCAGTGACTCACAATGGCGAAACCTGTACCGGATCAGCAGCATTCGGGATTCCGCTGGACTACTCTGGATTCCCCCCAGTTGTCTGGGACTTCACCATGGGCCTGCAGGGCTGGACGACAACGGTAGTAGGGGTTTGGGAGGGCGAAGTAGAGGTCAGAGACCTCAGATCCAATTTAATTGGCCTTCTGTTCGAGAGTATCGGCTCGAATCCCATAATCTTAAGCCCACCGGTGACCTACCCTCATGGCGGAAGCCTCCGGATCACAATCCGCATGAAGACCGACGCTTCTCCCCCTGGCACTGGGAAATTCTACCTCGGACGAGAAGGGTTATCTTTTTCTTCCGGGGACTATTATGCTGGGAGCTTCGATGTCAACCCAGACGGCGATTGGCATGAGTACGAGGTGGTGGTCCCCTCATGGGGGCGAACCAGGACATTTCTTAGGCTCGATCCGGTCACATCCACCGGCCGCGTCGGGATAGCCTGGATCAAGGTCGAGCCGTTCTTCTCCCTCGAACCCGATTAGGTCGCCATAGCAAGGGTATCCTCATTAGCCCTACGCTTGTCCGAGTTCACCCTGCTCTCTGCAAGCCACTTGCTCTCATTGAATCGATCGGTCCTTCATGGCTCTCCTGCGACACGTCGTCGAGTCGCTGGTGAGATACTACTCCTGGTGTTTCACCTCCAGATCCCTCGTGTCCTCGCAGCCAATCCCCACTCGAGAACTGTGCCGCGCGTGGAGCGCCACGATGATAAATGGGGCTTGCGGGACCGGAAATGAGTGCCTGACTAAGGGCTCCTGCATATAGTGCGCATTTTGAATCGGGCGGAGCCACCAGGTGAGAAACCGGGCCTTAAGCCACCAACACCGAATGCATTGGCAACGCCGATATTACCCGTCCCTTTTCGGGATACGTCCTGCTTTTTGAAGAGGCGTGTAAAGATAAGGGCAAAAGGTATTGAACCGTACAGGTAGCATGTAAATGCAAACAACAGGGTCTGCCATGTAAGGAACGCAGGTGGAAGCACGATTGAATCGGGTAGAGGCATATATATAATGCCCGGTAATAACCCGTCTATGCCATACACCATTTTAGTACCTGTTACTCGTTGATTTACAGGTCGAGTCTGGCCAATAGGGCTATCATGTTACCAGTCATCCGTCTCACAATTGACTTGACAACGCAGGCTGCCATCGCCAGACCGGCAAAGTCGTATCGCCGTATGCGAGATGCCGCGCCAGTTGTCATCCTGAGCGAATCGAATGGACCTCGGGGTGGTGGGTAATGGGTTCTCCTTCCCCACCCAAGATTCTTCGTCGTCCTTCGGGTTATTGAGAGGACGGACTCCTCCAGAATGACAACGTGGATTGTAAAGCCATATACGAGACACTACACTAGGACTTTAGTAATAACGCAAACATGCAACCAGGTATTGTATAAAGACTTTCAAGAGATTACGGCTTGACGCTGATGGCTGTACTGACTACAATAATCTCACCCATGCCGGGGTGGCGGAACAGGCAGACGCAGCGGACTTAAAATTCTAGGCTAGAATGTCAACTGGTGTTCTTACGCTCAAACTAGTACAATTGTGTCCATCGTCAAAACTCTATTTTGAGCCTGCAGTACCTTCTGGTGACACCCAGTCCTTTTCAATTTGTCGCCATTTTGTCGCCAAATACCTAGTCTCGGTTTGAGCGTGAGTTGGTAATGGGCTAGCATTCTTTTATAGGATACTCAGTATGGTTCAGGTTCCTCCTCATTGATCTTGGTGCGTCTGTAGGGAAGACCTGCTAGCCCTCTTCTCTAATCATCTGGCTACGCCCCTCTAGTCCAGCCCAGCCAACTCAGCAAATCTCTCTTCCGTGGGATCAATGCCACGTTCATGCACGGCTTCAGCCCAGCGGGTGTAAGTAACCCTACGCATTGATTGACGTTCTACCCACGGATGCATGAATACTGACGCCAGTATACTGTTCTTCATAGAATGCGCCCTAGCGAGACGTGGGCAAGTGAATCGTGTGACGTTGTAGCCGCGGC encodes the following:
- a CDS encoding PKD domain-containing protein, with amino-acid sequence MTGCTSQPPTPAHLPPPPLAFFTVDVESGTAPLTVTFSNASVGPATSLEWDLGNGTTSTEKNPDYVYTVAGSYTVQLTVRGPGGIDTVTRRDLITVQPGPPASLEIAPSSATLAVQEATQFTAVARDEFGNVVPSTVTWGIAGEGGSITHGGLFTADATVGTFAHTVTASLGAVSGGLVATASVTVGLGPVTSVVVGPAKVTLGIGVTQVFSFGVFDDGGNEISHALGSWSVSPDTGYISPDGHFTAGTNAGSHAGAVQCSVVNGTHRASATADVSILPDPLVTVDVQPSDIVVDRDTEQQFTAVGLDRHGNEIPDLVFLWEATGGSIDQTGILTAVGQSGIFEVRASVTHNGETCTGSAAFGIPLDYSGFPPVVWDFTMGLQGWTTTVVGVWEGEVEVRDLRSNLIGLLFESIGSNPIILSPPVTYPHGGSLRITIRMKTDASPPGTGKFYLGREGLSFSSGDYYAGSFDVNPDGDWHEYEVVVPSWGRTRTFLRLDPVTSTGRVGIAWIKVEPFFSLEPD